The sequence below is a genomic window from Cryobacterium arcticum.
ACGCTCGCAGACCGTGATGAGCACCAGACGTCAGGAACAGTCGGCGTTCGGTGAGGAATCAGCTTTCTGGACGGGTCGCCAGCCGTAACGAACCCGTCGTGGCCGGGACGGGACCGGACACCGGCGCCGTGGCCGGTGCGGTGACCCGGGTGCGCCGGTCGGGGGCGAACACCCAGTAGCGGTAGAGCACGAACCGGAATGCGGCACCGAGCAGGAGCCCGACCACGTTGGACGAGATGTTGTCGGCGACGACGCTGGTGTAGCCGAGCACGTAGTGGCTCACCCACAGGCAGGCCAGGCCGATGCCCATGCCGATGAAGCTGACGAAGAAGAACTCCAGCCCCTCGCGCAGCGTCTGCGACTGCCGGTTCTTCGAGAAGGTCCAGTACCGGTTGCCCACCCAGTTGGCCAGGATCGCGAGGACCGTCGAGACGACCTTGGCCCAGATCGGCCCGGAGTCCAGGTTCTCCGGCGAGAAGATCGTCGAGCGCAGCAGGTTGAACACCGTCACGTCGACGGCGAAGCCCACGAGTCCGACCATGCCGAACTTGGCAAGCTGCGCGGCGAACGCGAAGAGTCGGTGTCTGCGGGGCGTCATTCTCGGCATGCTTCCGTCCGAAAGATAGGTCAAAATAGAAGGTGGAGCGGGATAACGCGCTTCTTTCGCAGTCTACGACGCGACATATTTCCCATCCTGGGAGTTCGTAGCCCTCTGGATGAACGCTCGCACAGAAATTGGTGAACAGATGAGCACGATCGTTGGTGTGATCGGCGGAGGCCAGCTGGCCCGCATGATGATCCCCGCCGCGGTGAACCTGGGCCTGGACCTGCGGGTGCTCGCCGAGGCGGATGGGATGTCCGCCGCGCTCGCCGCGGTGTCGGTGGGGGACTACCGCGACCTGGACACCGTGCTGGCCTTCGCCGACACCGTCGACGTCATCACCTTCGACCACGAACATGTTCCGCAGGCTGTGCTGCGTGAGCTCGTCGCGCGCGGGGTGAGCGTGCACCCGGGTCCGGATGCGCTCCTCTACGCCCAGGACAAGCTCCTCATGCGCGAACGGCTCACCGAACTCGGGCTTCCCGTTCCCGACTGGGCGCGTGTGCAGGACGCCGACGAACTCGCCGCCTTCCTGGCCGACCACGGCGGCCGTGCGGTCGTCAAAACGGCCCGCGGCGGCTACGACGGCAAGGGCGTCCGGGTCGTGCAGCACGCCCACGAGGCCGACGACTGGTTCCTCGCGCTCGCCGAAGACGGCAATGCCGGCGCCCTCCTGGTGGAGGAGCTCGTCGACTTCCGCCGGGAACTCGCCCAGGTCGTGGCCCGGCGCCCGTCCGGGGAGATCGCGATCTGGCCCGTGGTGGAGACCGTGCAGTTGGACGGCGTCTGCGCCGAGGTCATCGCCCCCGCACCGAAGTCAGCGGGCCGGCTGAGCGACGTGGCCGCCGACATCGCCGAACGGGTCGCAGAAGGCATCGGCGTCACCGGCGTGCTCGCCGTCGAACTCTTCGAGACCACGGACGGCCGCCTGCTCGTCAACGAGCTCGCCATGCGCCCGCACAACAGCGGCCACTGGTCGATCGACGGGGCCGTCACCAGCCAGTTCGAGCAGCACCTGCGTGCCGTGCTCGACCTGCCGCTGGGCGGAACGGGCCTGCGCGAACCGTGGTCCGTGATGGTGAACGTCCTCGGCGGCCCAGCCGAGGGCAGCATGGCCGACCGGTACCCGGCCGCGTTCGCCGAGCAGCCGCTGGTGAAGGTGCACAACTACGGCAAGGACCCTCGTCCGGGGCGCAAAATCGGGCACGTCACGGCATCCGGCGCGGATTTGGACTCGGTCACCTACCAGGCGCGTGCCACTGCGGCGTTTTTCCAGGACTGAAGCCTAAGATCATCTCCGTGCCAGACAACCACTCGACGACAGCCCCCGAGCCCGTTTCCCCGCCCGACGTCCTCGTCGGCGTCGTGATGGGATCCGACTCCGACTGGAACGTCATGAGCGACGCCGCGGCACTGCTGACCGACTTCGGCGTGGCCCACGAGGTGCAGGTCGTCTCGGCGCACCGCACCCCGGAGAAGATGATCCGGTACGGCCAGGAGGCGCACGCCCGCGGCCTCAAGGTGATCATCGCCGGCGCCGGCGGCGCGGCCCACCTGCCGGGCATGCTCGCCGCGGTGACCACCCTGCCCGTCGTGGGCGTTCCCGTTCCGCTGGGCCGCCTGGACGGCCTCGACTCCCTGTTGTCGATCGTGCAGATGCCCGCGGGCGTTCCGGTGGCGACGGTGTCGATCGGCGGCGCCCGCAACGCGGCGCTGATCGCCGTGAAGATCCTGGCCACGGCCGATGACTCCCTGCGTCTCAAGCTGGAAGGCTACGCCGCAGACCTGGCCGAGCAGGTGGAGCAGAAGAACACGGCCCTGCAAGCGAAACTATGAGTCAGGCCAGCAGCCCGATCCGGTACCCGAACACCGGCTCCAGCCAGGTCATGACCCGCCGGGCCTGGTGGCTCGTGGTGCTCAACATCGTCATCCCGGGGTCCGTGCAGGTGCTCGCCGGCAGCCGGAAGCTCGGCCGGTTCGGCCTGCGCGCCACCCTGACCCTGCTGGTCGTGGCCGTGGTCGCCGCGATCGTCTACGCCGTGAATCCTGAGATTCTGCTCACGATCGCCACCAACTCCATCGCCCTCTGGGTGCTGGCCATCGCGCTGGTGTTCTACGCCGTGGTGTGGATGATCCTGACCTTCGACACCATGCGCCTGATCCGGCTCATCAAGGCGCGGCCCAAGGTGCGGCCGTTCATCGCCGGCCTGGCCACCGTGGCCATGGTCGCGGTCGCCGGCAGTGCCGGGTACGGCGCCTACTTCGCCACCACGACGAGCGGATTCCTCTCCTCCGTCTTCGCCGCCGGCCCCTCCGAACCTCCCGTCGACGGCCGTTACAACATTCTGCTGCTCGGCGGCGACGCCGGCGCGGACCGTCTGGGCATGCGCCCCGACAGCACCTCCGTGGTGAGCATCGACGCCGAGACCGGCAAGGCCGACATCATCGGGTTGCCCCGCGACCTCGAGAACGTGCCGTTCCCGGAGGACTCCCCGCTCTACGCGTCCTACCCGGACGGCTACGGCTACAACGACACCTGCGACGTGGACGTCTGCCAGCTCAACTCGATCTACACCGAGGTCGAGCTCAAGAGCCCGGACATGTACCCCGACGCGGTCGCGGAGGGCAGCGAACCGGGCATCGAGGCCATGCGTGACGCCGCCAGCGGCGTCACCGGCCTGACGATCCAGTACTACGTCCTGATCGACATGCAGGGCTTCGCCCAGCTCATCGACGCCCTCGGCGGCGTCGACATCAACGTGGCGGAACGACTGCCCATCGGCGGCCAGGAAGACGACCTCAGCGACGTCGAGGGCTGGGTGGAAGCCGGACAGCAGCACATGGACGGTTTCACCGCCCTCTGGTACGGCCGCGCCCGGCACGGCTCGAGCGACTACGACCGGATGTCCCGCCAGCGGGTCCTGCAGGAAGCCATCCTCAAGCAGTTCAACCCGGCGAACGTGCTCACCAAGTTCCAGGGTGTGGCGCAGGCCGGCGAAGAGGTAGTCAAGACCGATGTGCCCCAGGGCATGCTCGGCTACTTCACCACCCTCGCGGCCAAGACCAAGGAACTGCCGGTGGGCGCCGTCGAACTGGTGCCGGACAACGGCGTCGATCCCACCGACCCCGACTACGGCTACATCGCCGGACTCATCGATGCGGCGCTCAACCCGGTCGTGGAGACGCCCGCACCCTGAGGTCGCGGCTGACGCATCCGCGTTGGGTCGGTGCTGAAGCGGCCGCCGTTCGCGGCCGATCAGCGCAGACGCGCTGGCTCAGAGGTCGGCGTGCAGCTGCCAGACCCGCTCGGCGGTGTCGCGCCAGGTGAAGGCCTTGGCCCGGTCGCTGCCGAAGATGCGCAGACGGGTGGCGAGCTCGGTGTCGCCGAGCACACGCTCCAGTGCCGCGCTCAGCCGCTCGGGGTAGCCGGCCGCGTCGCCGCGCTCCACGGCGAAACCCGCGTCGCCGGCGGCCTCGACCAGGGCGGGGGCGTCGGAGTGGATGACCGGGGTGCCGAACTGGAACGCCTGGATGATGGGCAGACCGAAGCCCTCCTCCAAGCTCGGGTAGACGAACACCGACGCTCGGCTCATGACGAGCGCGAGTTCCTGGTCGGTCAGCCCGTGCATCGCCCGCACCCGGTCGGGCGCAAGGCCCGCCTCGTCGGCGACCGACGCCAGCGTGAGATCGCCCCAGGAATCGGGGCCGAGGACGATCAGCGGCAGGTCGGCGGCGCCCGGAAGGCCCAGGGCCGTGATGAGGGCCGTGACGGCACGGCGCGGCTCGAGGGTACCCGCGGTGAGGATGTACTGGTCGGGGAGCTTCAGGGACACCGCCAGGGCCTCTGCCGCGGCCGAATTGGTGGGGAGGGTCAGTCCGCTGCTGACGGCGCCACCGATGACGCGCACCCGGTCACCGAAGTCCATGACCTCCCGAAGCTGATCGGCGAGGGCGTGGCTGGGCACCACGATGGCATCGGCGTGCTTGCGGGCGCGCTTGAGCATCACCTTGGTCCAGGCCACGGTGGTGGGGGTGAGCGACTCCGGATGCGTCCAGGCGAGCACGTCGTGCACCGTTACGGCCACCTGCGTCTCGTCCCTGGCCCGGTCGTGGCGGCGGAGCGGTGCGAACAGTCCGGGGGCGTGCACGAGGCCGTGGCCCGCCGAGGTGGCTACGCCCAGTTGCCAGGCGGCGGACAGCTCGCGGCGGGCCAGCGCCATCTTGTGCAGGCCGGCCAGCCCGGGCAGGGCGGCTTCGATCTGGGCGTAGTTCTCGGCGCTGCTGGCCGAGACGATGCCTTCGACCGCGCAGTCCGTCGGTGCCGTGCTGATCAGCGACCGGGTGAGTTCCTCGGTGTACCGGCCGAGCCCGCCCGGAACGGGCGAGATCAGCTGGTCCACGACGACCCGGAGGGTGATCATGACGGGTCGAAGGCGCCGCGGCCGGCGGCCTCGGTGAGCGCTTCGGTCCAGTCGCGCATCGGGGTCAGGCCGGCTGCGGCCCAGGCGTCGTGCCCGAGCACCGAGTAGGACGGCCGGGCGGCGGGGCGCACGAACGTGGTGCTGTCCGTGGGCAGTACTCGCTCGGAGTCCAGGCCGGCGCTCTCGAACACAGCCTGGGCGAAGCCGAACCAGGAGGTCTGCCCGGCGTTGGTGCCGTGGTAGATCCCGGCGGGGGCATCCGCGTCGAGCAGGGCCACGATCTGCGCGGCCAGGTCGACGGTCCAGGTGGGCTGGCCGAACTGGTCGGCGACCACCGAGACGGTGTCGCGGCCCGCAGCGAGGGTGAGCATGGTGCGGCCGAAGTTGGGCCCGTGGGCGCCATAGAGCCAGGCCGTGCGCACGATGTAGCTGGCCGCCGGGTTCTCGGTGAGCACGAACTGCTCGCCCGCGGCCTTGGTGCGACCGTACGCGTTGATCGGGTCGATCGCGGTGTCCTCGGGGTACGGGCTTGTGCCGGTGCCGTCGAAGACGTAGTCGGTGGAGATCTGTACGAGCTTGGCGCCGACAGCGTTCGAGCCGATCGCCAGGTTGCGCGGGCCGATGGCGTTCACCAGGTAGGCGTCGGCCTCGTGCTCCTCGGCCGCGTCGACCGCGGTGTACGCGGCGGCGTTGATGATCACGTCGAACCCGGTCACCGCCTCGCGGACTGCCGCGAGGTCGGTGATGTCGAGTTCGGTGCGGTCAACGGCCGTCACGTCGCGTCCGGCGAGGGCCGTCTGCAGATCGCGGCCGAGCATCCCGGCCGCCCCGGCGATCAGATAGCGGGTCATGCTAGCTCAGCGCCGCGCGGGCCTTGAGCGGTTCCCACCAGGAGCGGTTGTCGCGGTACCACTGCACGACGTCGGCCAGGCCCTGGGCGAACGGCACCTCGGGCGAGTAGCCGAGTTCGGCCTGGATCTTGGAGATGTCCACGGAGTAGCGCAGGTCGTGGCCGAGGCGGTCGGCGACGCGGTCGACGTAGGACCAGTCCTTGCCGGTCGCGTCGAGGAGCAGCTGGGTGAGCTCGACGTTGGTCAGCTCGGTGCCGCCGCCGATGTTGTAGATCTCGCCCGCGCGGCCCTTGACCAGCACCATGGCGATGGCGCGGGTGTGGTCGTCCACGTGCAGCCAGTCGCGGATGTTGTTGCCCTCGCCGTAGAGGGGGACGTGCAGGTCGTCGATGAGGTTGGTCACGAACAGCGGGATGACCTTCTCGGGGAAGTGGTACGGGCCGTAGTTGTTCGAGCAGCGTGTGATCGACACGTTCAGGCCGTGGGTGCGGTGGTAGCTGCGGGCGAGCAGGTCGCTGCCGGCCTTCGACGCGGAGTACGGGGAGTTGGGCTCGAGGGCCCGCTCCTCGTTCCAGGAACCCTCGGCGATGGAGCCGTAGACCTCGTCGGTGGACACGTGCACGAACCGAGGCAGGTCGTTGCGCAGCGCCGCGTCGAGCAGCTGCTGGGTGCCGAGCACGTTGGTCTCGACGAAGATCGACGCGTCGCGCACGGAGCGGTCCACGTGGGACTCCGCAGCGAAGTGCACCACGGCGTCCAGGCCGGGGAAGAGGGTGTCGAGCAGGGCACCGTCACGGATGTCGCCCTGCACGAAGGAGTACCGGGGGGAGTCGGCCACGGGGGCCAGGTTCTCCAGGTTCCCGGAGTAGGTGAGGGCGTCGAGAACGACCACCTCAGCGCCTTCCAGGCCCGGGTAGGCGTCCTGCAGGGTGCGGCGAACAAAGTTCGAACCGATGAAACCGGCGCCGCCGGTAACGAGGATCTTCATAGAGAGGTAACCATTCCGTTTGCGTAAAGGGCCTACGCGATTGTACTGGACGCACATTGCTAGGCTGGCAACCGTGCAGATTCGCGAACTCTCCGTCCCCGATTCCTACGAGGTGACCCCGAAGCAGTTCGGGGACGACCGGGGGGTCTTCCTCGAGTGGTACCGCTTCGACAAGCTCTCCGAGGTGGTCGGGCACCCGCTGGACCTGCGCCAGGCGAACACGAGCGTGTCCAGCCGCGGTGTGGTGCGCGGCATCCACTTCGCCGACATCCCGCCGGGGCAGGCGAAGTACGTCACCGCCACGCACGGTGCGATCATCGACTTCATCGTCGACATCCGGGTGGGCTCGCCCACCTTCGGCCAGTGGGACTCGGTGCTGCTGGACGACGTGGACCGCAAGGCCGTGTACCTCGCCGAGGGCCTCGGCCACGCGTTCGTCGCGCTGACCGACAAGGCCACCGTGAGCTACCTGGTCTCCTCGACCTACAGCGCCGGCGCCGAACACGGCATCAACCCGCTCGACGAGCAGGTCGGCCTGGTCTTCCCCTCGTCGGCCGGTGAGCTGCTGCTCTCGCCCAAGGACACCGACGCCCCGAGCCTCGCCGAGGCCGCCGCGAGCGGACTGCTTCCCACCTGGGACGCCGCCCGCGCCTACTACGACTCGCTGAACGAACGGAACTAGACATGCGCGGAATCATTCTCGCCGGCGGATCGGGCACCCGCCTGTGGCCGATCACCAAGGGCATCTCCAAGCAGCTGATGCCGATCTACGACAAGCCGATGATCTTCTACCCGCTGTCGACGTTGATGATGGCCGACATCAAGGACATCCTCATCATCACCACCCCGGAGTACAACGACCAGTTCAAGGCGCTGCTGGGCGACGGGTCAGACCTGGGCATCAACATCGAGTACGCCGTGCAGCCGTCCCCGGACGGCCTCGCGCAGGCGTTCATCATCGGTGAGGACTTCATCGGCGACGACAGCGTCGCCCTCGTCCTCGGCGACAACATCTTCCACGGCGCTGGGCTCGGAACGGCCCTCCGCAACAACGCGGCCATCGACGGCGCCCTGATCTTCGCGTACCACGTCTCCGACCCCACCGCCTACGGTGTGGTCGAGTTCGACGACGCGTTCACCGCGGTGTCGATCGAGGAGAAGCCGGCCAAGCCCAAGAGCAACTACGCCGTGCCCGGACTGTACTTCTACGACAACTCCGTCGTCGAGATCGCCAAGTCCATCGAACCCTCCGCCCGCGGCGAGCTGGAGATCTCGACCGTCAACGAGCGCTACCTCAACCAGGGCAACCTGCACGTGCAGGTCCTGGACCGCGGCACCGCCTGGTTGGACACCGGCACCTTCGAATCCATGATGCAGGCCAGCGAATACGTGCGCGTCATCGAAGACCGCCAGGGCCACAAGATCGGCTGCATCGAAGAGATCGCCTGGCGCGCCGGCTGGATCGACGACGCCCAGCTCGCCCGCCTCGCCGCCCCGCTCGCCAAGAGCGGCTACGGCGTGTACCTCAAGGGCCTGCTCAGCACCGACTAGAGCCCGTCGAATTGCCGCAGAAGGCCCCCTGGACGCCGTCCAGGGGGCCTTCTGTGTGCATAACTCCTGCACTGCGCGCCGGCTGGCACAGCGGATGCCGGAATCACGCGGGAGTATGCCCCAACGGCGGAGAACTGCCGGAATTATGCTTCCCGCCGGGCGGTTCGGCTGGCGGGCGAGGGCGGCTCAGCCGCCGGACTGGATGTGCGCGAGCACGTCGTCCATGGTGGCCTTGATTCCGGCGGGCAGGCTGGTGAGCTGGCGCTTGTCCAGGTCGGGCCACACTGTCGACGTGATCCGCAGGTCCAGGCCCTGCATGGAGGCCTCGGCGGAGTAGCCGAGCATGACGTTGGGCTTGCTCTTGGCCAGGGTGCGGATGTGCCCGAGCAGGTTGCTGATCGTCACGGCTTGGCCGGAGGCGAGGTTCTTGATCGCCTCGGTGCGGCCACCGGAAGCGGTCACCGACTGGAGTCTGGTGACGCAGTCCACGACAAGCTCGGCGCAGTCGCGCACGTAGATGTAGTCGCGCATGGTTTCCAACGGAACGAAGATCGACGCCGGCTTGGGGGAGAACTGCGCCTTCGCGAGATGCGAGATGAGCCCCTGCATCTTGCCGAGCTTCTGGCCGGGGCCGTAGAGGTTGGCGATCCGGCCGGCCAGGACCGAGACGCCCGATGCGCGGGAGAAGGCGAACAGGCTCGCCTCGGCGTCGAGCTTGAACCGGCCGTAACCGGAGATCGGCACCGGAAGGCTGGTCTCGTCGAACGGCGGATGCGCCGACCCGCCGTAGACGCCGCCGGCCGAGGAAGCATAGAAGAGCGCGCCGCGCGCGGCGGTGCCGTGCGCGCCGGCGGCCAGGGCCACGGCGTCAAGCACCAGCCTGAGCTGGGCGAGCTCCGCCGCGATGGCGGCCGGGGGCGTGGAGGTGACGGCGTTTCCGGCCAGCCAGAGCACGGCCCAGTCGGCGGACTCCGTGGCGGCGGTGCGCAGCAGCCGCTCGGCGGTGGCCGCGGCTGCATCGGCCATCGCCGCATCGTCGGCCCAGGGCAGGGGGTCAGCGGGCAGCAGCACCCAGCCGTTGCGCCGCTCGATGGCGGCGGCGGTGGCGCTGCCCAGCAGGCCGCGGGCCCCGATCACCCAGGCGTATGTGGTCACTTCGCGGCTTTGTGCGTCCGCCCGAGAGGCCCATCCGCCGGGTCGGTCGTGATCAGGTACGGCGGCTTGCCCATGGCCATGTTCACGTTGATGCCGATGTACTCGGCGATGATGCCCAACGAGAACAGGATGAACCCGGCGCTCAGCAGCACGAGAACGCTCAACGACGCCCAGCCCTGGATGGCGATGTCGCCGGCGAGCCGCTGGATGAAGATGACCACGGCGAAGACCACACCGACGAGGGCGAAGATCACGCCCAGGCCGCTGACGAGCCGCAGCCCCCTGGTGCCGGTGGTGAGGATCATGCGCCAGAAGTGCGAGAACAGCCGGCGGGCGGAGTAGCCGGAGCTGCGTTCGCCCTCCTCGCGCAGTTCCACCGGGGACGTCGTGACTCGGGCCGCGACCCAGCCGATGGCGACGTCGAGGTACACGCCACTGCCGGCATACGCGGCGACGCTGCGGCCGATGTTGCCGAGCATGAGCCGGTAGCTCTGGTAGTCGGCGGCGGCACCCGAGCCGGAGAGCTTGGTGAGCAGGTACTTGGCGGCCTTGGACGCACCGTTGCGGAGAGCGCCGTGCGGGGCAGGATTGGTGGGCTTGGCGTAGACGACGGAGGCCTGTTCCCGCATGGCGGTGTCCAGCATCCCGCCGATGGCGCGCGGGTCGTGCTGGCCGTCCTCGTCGAGGGTGACGATCCAGTCTCCGCCGGAGGAGGCCATGCCGGCCAGGGTGGCGGCGTGCTGGCCGAAGTTCTTGCTCAGCCAGATGCCGCGGGCGAACGGGTAGCGTTCGGTGATGTCGCGGATGATCGAGGCGGAGTTGTCCGGTCCGTGGTCGAAGACCAGCAGAACCTCTTCCACCTGGAAGGTGTAACCGTCCGGGGTGATGCTGAGCCGGGTCAGCGGTTCGATCTCGCCGAGCACGGCGGCCAGGGTGCGTTCGCCCTGGTAGACGGGGATCACGATCGAGATGCTGTGGTCGGCGACGTCGGGTTCTGCAGAGGGGAGTGTCACGGGTTCAGAACCTATCACACGGCCGGTTTCGTCAGCCGGGAGCTCAGGCTGCTGCATCCGCCTTCACCGCCTTGGACATGCGACGGCCGAGCCAGAGGTAGGCCAGCCGGCGCACCTGGGCCATGATGCGGGCGCGGGTGTTGCCGATACGCCGGTCGAGGCCGGAGACGACGTCGGGCCGGGTCTGGGCCATCCAGTTGTGGAAGCCGATGGCCTGCTCGGCCTGTTCGTTGACCAGCCGCACGCTCCACTGGCTGTCGGAGATGCGGAATCCGGCCAGGCTGCCGGGAACGCCGACGAACTTGCCCTCGAGAAGTACCAGGGAATAAGAGGTCTCATCGATCAGGTAGGGCCAGCGGGAATCCCACCAGCCGACCTTCTCGAGAACGCTGCGGCGCATGAGCACACAGCCCGGCTCGCCGAAGATGTTGGTGCCCTGGGTCACGGTCTTGCGCACGGCGACGGTGCCGTCGTGCACGCCGGTCAGGCCGGCCAGGCCGCGGTCCTTGAGTACCGGAACGCCGTTGGCGTCGACGATGTCGCGCGGCGAGGCGGCGAGCACAGCGCCGGGAGTGGACACGAGGGCGGCCACCTGCTGGGCAACGATGGTGGGGTAGAGCAGATCGTCGCCGCAGACGAGCTTGATCAGCTCGCCCGTGGCCGCCTGGCTCACCCGGTTCCAGTTGCGCAAGGCCCCGCCGCCGCCCTCGGTGTGCAGCAGGGTGACCCGGGGGTCGGAGCTGTAGCGCTGCATGACCGCCCAGGTGTCGTCGGTCGACGCGTGGTCGGAGACGATCACCTCGAGGTTGGTGTAGGTCTGACCGAGAACCGACTTCATGGTGTCGTCCAGGTAATCCGCGTTGTTGTACGCGGGGATCACGATGGAGACGAGGGGTTCGTCCTGGCTGGAAGGAGTGGGGCCCGAAGGCAGCGAGTTGGTACTCATATGTAGGTGATGGCTCGTTTCGTTGTGGGAAACTACCCCACCACGATACCGGCTGACCCCCGTCGTGCGGTTGTGAAGGCACCGTGAGGGATAATCTTCTGGTGCAGTCCAAAATAGTGTGGCCCATTCTCGTCGTGGTGGCGGTCCTGGCGGGAGCGTCCATCCCGCTGCTCTTCGACCCCGGTTTCTACTACGTCGATGACAGCCAATCCGGAGCCTTCGGGCAGTGGTACGAGATCGGTCGCCGGGTGCTCGACCTGGACTGGTCGCTGATCAACCCGCGGGTCTGGCAGTCCGGCAACTACCTCGCAGAGGGCGCCTGGGGCATCCTCAGCCCGGTCCTCTGGGTGGTGGGCATCGGCGCCCACCTGGCCGGCAGCGCACTGATCTTCAGCACCGTCATCAAGATGCTCTGCCTGCTTCTGGGCGGCCTCGGCGTGTACGCCCTTGCGCGCAACTTCGGGGCCCTCCGCCCCTGGGCTGCGCTTGTCGCCGTCGCTGCGCCGCTGGCCGGCTTCACCCTGTATATGGATGCGCCCTCCTGGGCCAACGGTTTGATGGCGTGGAGCTTCCTGCCGCTGACGTGGGTACTCGCCCGCCGGGCCGTGCTGCAGGCGAAGTCGCCCACCCTGCCGATCCTCTCCGGCATCGCGCTGGTCGGGATCGGCTACGCGCACGCCACGATCTTCCTGGCCCTGACCTTGGGTGCCCTCATCGTCGAGGCCTTCCTCACCCGGCACCGGCCCTCCATCGTGCGCGCGTTCGTGCTCGCCTTCGCCGCCGGCAGCTTCGCCGTGATCGTGCACCTGCCTGGCCTGCTCACCGCGCCGGTCACCGGCCGCACGAGCGGGGTGGGCAACACCGACCTGCTCACCGTCAACCTCAGCGGACTGTTCGCCTCCGGCACCCCCGTCGGCACGCCCGGCATCCTGTTCTTCAACGCGCAGTTCCCCTACGCCCCGCTGCTGTACATCGCGTGGTTCCTGCCGCTGCTGGCGTTCGTGGACCTGACGCGCCTGCGCCACCTGCTGCGGAGCCGGCTGAGCATCGTGATCGTGCTGACCGCCGCGCTCGTCGGAGTGCTGCTGCCCAGCGACTTCGGGCCGCTGCGCTTCCCGGTGCGCATGATGCCGTACCTCACCCTGGCTGTGCTGCTGCTCGTCGCCGTCGCACTGTCGCACGCCCGCCCGGCCGTCCTCAGCCGCAACCGGTTCCTGGTCGCGGGAGGCCTGGTCCTGCTGGGCGCCGGCCTCACCTTCAGCGCCGGCCCGCAGTACGTCAAGGTGCTCGCCGCGGTCACCGTCGTGATCCTGGCCGCGGTGTGGGTGGCCTACCGGGTGCTCGGCGACCGCCCACTGCCGGTGCTCGGCAGCGAGTCCGCCGGCCGGCTGGCCGGGCGGGGCGTCCCCGTCGTCGCCGGCGCCGCGATCGCCCTGACCGTGCTGCTGCTGGTGCCGCAGCACATCTCCTCGCCCACCTCGCCGCTGCCCGACTACGGGGTCCCCAACGATGTGAGCGACTACCAGCAGCAGCTCGAGAACGCGGAGGGTGACGTCATCATCGCCGGCGGCGTCGGAGACCTCGGCGCCCCGGGCGCCTGGGACGAAACCCTGGTGGGCAACCTCTGGTACGTCACCGAGGAAGACGTGCAGAACGCCTACTCCGCCGTGTATTACACGCCGTACAACTCGCTCACCTGCATGCAGTACAACGGCTCCACCTGCGGTGCGCTGTACTCGCGCCTGTTCACCACCATGCCCGAGACCGGCAAGACCGTCGCCGACCTGATGGGCGTCAGCTCGGTGCAGGCCGTCAAGGCCGTCGTTCCCAAGAAGGACTGGTCGGTTGTCCCTGAGGGCTGGCACGTCGCCGAAGACACCGCCAAGACCCGGCTGATCGTGCGCGACGAACCCGTCGCCGGAGCCGGCTCCGTCGTCTGGGCCTCCGACGGCACCCAGGTCACCGTGTTGAAGGAAGACGCCATGGGCGTGTCGTTCCGCGTCGACGAGATCGGCGC
It includes:
- a CDS encoding dTDP-4-dehydrorhamnose 3,5-epimerase family protein, with the protein product MQIRELSVPDSYEVTPKQFGDDRGVFLEWYRFDKLSEVVGHPLDLRQANTSVSSRGVVRGIHFADIPPGQAKYVTATHGAIIDFIVDIRVGSPTFGQWDSVLLDDVDRKAVYLAEGLGHAFVALTDKATVSYLVSSTYSAGAEHGINPLDEQVGLVFPSSAGELLLSPKDTDAPSLAEAAASGLLPTWDAARAYYDSLNERN
- the rfbA gene encoding glucose-1-phosphate thymidylyltransferase RfbA, coding for MRGIILAGGSGTRLWPITKGISKQLMPIYDKPMIFYPLSTLMMADIKDILIITTPEYNDQFKALLGDGSDLGINIEYAVQPSPDGLAQAFIIGEDFIGDDSVALVLGDNIFHGAGLGTALRNNAAIDGALIFAYHVSDPTAYGVVEFDDAFTAVSIEEKPAKPKSNYAVPGLYFYDNSVVEIAKSIEPSARGELEISTVNERYLNQGNLHVQVLDRGTAWLDTGTFESMMQASEYVRVIEDRQGHKIGCIEEIAWRAGWIDDAQLARLAAPLAKSGYGVYLKGLLSTD
- a CDS encoding NAD-dependent epimerase/dehydratase family protein gives rise to the protein MTTYAWVIGARGLLGSATAAAIERRNGWVLLPADPLPWADDAAMADAAAATAERLLRTAATESADWAVLWLAGNAVTSTPPAAIAAELAQLRLVLDAVALAAGAHGTAARGALFYASSAGGVYGGSAHPPFDETSLPVPISGYGRFKLDAEASLFAFSRASGVSVLAGRIANLYGPGQKLGKMQGLISHLAKAQFSPKPASIFVPLETMRDYIYVRDCAELVVDCVTRLQSVTASGGRTEAIKNLASGQAVTISNLLGHIRTLAKSKPNVMLGYSAEASMQGLDLRITSTVWPDLDKRQLTSLPAGIKATMDDVLAHIQSGG
- a CDS encoding glycosyltransferase, which translates into the protein MTLPSAEPDVADHSISIVIPVYQGERTLAAVLGEIEPLTRLSITPDGYTFQVEEVLLVFDHGPDNSASIIRDITERYPFARGIWLSKNFGQHAATLAGMASSGGDWIVTLDEDGQHDPRAIGGMLDTAMREQASVVYAKPTNPAPHGALRNGASKAAKYLLTKLSGSGAAADYQSYRLMLGNIGRSVAAYAGSGVYLDVAIGWVAARVTTSPVELREEGERSSGYSARRLFSHFWRMILTTGTRGLRLVSGLGVIFALVGVVFAVVIFIQRLAGDIAIQGWASLSVLVLLSAGFILFSLGIIAEYIGINVNMAMGKPPYLITTDPADGPLGRTHKAAK
- a CDS encoding glycosyltransferase family 2 protein; the protein is MSTNSLPSGPTPSSQDEPLVSIVIPAYNNADYLDDTMKSVLGQTYTNLEVIVSDHASTDDTWAVMQRYSSDPRVTLLHTEGGGGALRNWNRVSQAATGELIKLVCGDDLLYPTIVAQQVAALVSTPGAVLAASPRDIVDANGVPVLKDRGLAGLTGVHDGTVAVRKTVTQGTNIFGEPGCVLMRRSVLEKVGWWDSRWPYLIDETSYSLVLLEGKFVGVPGSLAGFRISDSQWSVRLVNEQAEQAIGFHNWMAQTRPDVVSGLDRRIGNTRARIMAQVRRLAYLWLGRRMSKAVKADAAA